The sequence AAAACTGCTGTTATATTATCTATTCTTAAGTCGCTGTAAACCTTTTCATAACGCTCGTCGAAAGCCCATTCTTGATTGCGAATTAGCATGACAGATTCCCCATTAAGTCTAGAAAACATTTCGTCATATTTCTGATTACTCCAGTTATCAAGATATTCCTTAAGAGTATCCTCGGGGTTTTCAACCTTAGAAGAACACCCTGCAAAAATAACCATACTAAGTATAAGGCAAAGTATAATTCCTATTTTCTTCACAAAAATCCCTCCTATATTTTTAAAGTTCCTTAAGCACTTATTAGTACGTAGCAGACATTAATTTGAAACATTTTTCGGGGTATTATTTCCAAACTTATGCTTAATTATACAATTTTTTTAACTTAATTGCTAAAATCTCCCTTGTTTAGAAGTTTCATTTTTCATCCCATGGGCTTGGGCACATATCTAAATACAAAAACCCTGCTGCAAAATTTAACACAAGCGGCTGGGTTTTGTTTTAACTTAAATTATTCTTTTATGAACTTTCCTTTATTCCCTAACTCAAAATGTCCCCCAACAGTAAGGGAAAAATGTACTTTGGCTATACCTAAATCTATAAGATCGTATACCATGGTATCTGGTGTAGAAGCACTAACCACACCGTTTTTGTATTCAAATTTTACCGGTAGCCTGTTAATTGCTGATGGAGCTTTTTGAACAGCCTCCATACCCTTAATAAACCAGTTAGGTGTTTCAGCATCGGATACATAAAGGTCTTTTAGAGGCTTAATTTTTCTAAGGGTTAGCTTATAGATAATACTTTCTTTAAAGGTATTTTCTTCATTTACATTGCCTATTGTAAGAACACACACTAAAGTTTCATCATCTGCCACCTTAAAGATAGGGTTCTTTTTCTCAAAGGTTCCACCTACCCAACATGTACCAAGATTTAATTCAGTGGCTTCAAGTACAAGTAATTCTCCGTAGTGACCCGCTTTCTCTTTAAGATGTGGATCATTGGTCTTACCTGCCAGTGTAATTATCGTTCTTACATTGGAAAACATGCCATAGCTTTTCCTAAAGCCATTAAAAGCATCCCTTGCATCCTCTATTATATCCATGGACATATTAGCTTCTTGGTTAAAAATTCTTATTTTTTTTTGAGATAGTCAATCTTTTCATCAGCTATTGGTTCTTGTAAATAACTGCGTCGGGATCTTCTTTTGTTTATGGCGTCTAAATAGTTCATATACATCACCTCGTTAATCTTTGCTGTTAATTTTGCTTTAAGTTTACTATATTGCTATTCCCTTATAATGTCAATCTCTCTTTCTACTGACAGCCTCACAGGCCACTTCGTACATCTTTACAACACCTTCATTGGACGCTATATATTCATACGCATTTTCATAATTTATTCCTATGTTACCTGCTTCCTTAGCAGCATCTATATTTGCACTTAAGTATAAAATGCTCGTGGTATGGTCCTCTTTTGGGCGACATTTATCAGCATTTTTGTGTCATTCAAAATCAGTAAAAACAACATCCCACAATAAGATGTTGTTTTTAGATCAATCTATTCTTCACCATATATACATCAGACTTTCATAAATATTTATCATCTGATTAACTGGCTTCTTTTCTTCTACAGTACTGTGTTTTGAACTATTTGCCATAAAAATTTCGCTACTGCGATAAATAGACTCTAAAACCTTATCAGCTATGACCTTGGGTTCAATGGTCTTTATATAAGTAGGATAGTTGTCAAGGACCTCTTTGAAGGAACTATTTTCAAGGCACACTATAGATGTTCCACACTCTTTAGCTTCCACAGCAGCTAATGGGTATCCTTCATATGTGGACAAGTTTAAAAAGCAATTAGCTGCGTTATATATATAAGGCATATGCTTGTAAGGTATAGGTCCTAAAAAATGCACTTTTTCAGCAATTCCGAGTTTTTTAGCATCATTTAAAAGGTTTATATAGTGGTGCTCTCGCTTCCCTTTTGTACTTCCCACAATTAACAGTTTAAGATTAGCTTCTCTTTTTATCACTTCTTTGAAGGTAGATAACAGTAGGGGTAATTGCTTTCTTTCATGCAAACCTCCTGCATATAGTACGTAGTCATCAGTGATATCATAATGTTTCCTCATAAAGTTCTTGGAGTGAACTTCCCATATATCCTTAAACCCCTTAGAAACTATTGGATAAACAACTTCTATTTTATCTTGGGGCACGTCATAGTATTTGACTAACTCCTCCATAACAAAGTTGGAAACGGCAATAACCTTATCAGCTTTTTCAAGGGCTTTAGGAACCAAATTTATATGTTTATTAAAATATTTATCATCAACTAAAGTCTTGTCACTCATAGGCAGCATGTCATGTATTGTAACTACATATTTACATTCTTTTTCATCTGGTATGGAAAAACCATTGTTTAAGGAATGATATAGTCTGATCTTGTTATTTGACAAATAATTACCTATCAAGCTATAATCATTTTTTTTCCTGTCAATATCAAGTAAATCTATGGCCAGTCCCTTACCTTTATTAAAGGGGATCTCACTGCCTCCATTATTAGTAATCAAACTATACTTAGGCTGAGGGTATATGGTTAGCAAGCTATTTATCAACTCATAGGAATAAGAATATAGTCCTGTGTTAGGTAAATGACTTAAACTAAAGGCATCGAAACATATCTTCACTTATATCACCTCACATAATCTCTTCATCAATATCATAAAGCATATTATCGACATACCTTGTAGGTACCGTCTGATACCTTTTAGTTTCTTCAATGGACTTATTAGTGTTGGGCTTATCAATTTTATCATCATATTGCAACTCTATTAAATAAACGAAGTAAGCATAGAGCTTTCTAGAATCCATAAGGTGAAAGTATGCATCTAGTATAAATACATTTATTCCTTTGATTTTTATAGTATCCTCAGGCAAGTCCATGTAGGTGTTAAATGGAATTTGTATATTAGTAATACTGTCTATTTCTTCTGGAGAGTTCTCCTTATAGAAAATCCTATAATTGATTAACCCACCAAGGATTACCATCTTTTCTGTGGCTCCTCTAACAATTCTATTACTGTCTATATTTAAGCTTATCTCAACTTTCTTTATACTTTTAGCCTCTGATTTACTAGGTGGAATAAATAATGTTTCTACCTGGGAAGAGCGAACAATTTGTCCATAAACTTCTTTTGGTAATTCTTCCTCCTTAGCTAATCCATCCACAATGATAGAGTTACGGATAATCCCCACAACAATCCCCCCTTCTTATAGATATATTTAAGTACTTTCTCTTTTAGTATAAAAAGGTTCTATAGACTTTGTTATCAGTCTGAGAAAGAAGCCAATCATATTTCAGCTATAATTGGTGAACTAAAGACCATATAAACCATAAGACTCCATTTAAGGAAATCCCTTAAATGGAGTCTTACTTTACTTTGTATAATTATCAAAATACCCTTGGATATATACAACAGGAGTTCCTTTATCACCACTACCTGAAGTTAAGTCACAAAGGGAACCTAAAAGATCTGTTATTTGCCTAGGAGTAGTCCCTTGTGCTTCCATGGCACCTGTTAAATCAGCATTTTTGTTTCTTATATGCTCTGAAATAGCATTTTCAAGTTCTGCACCCTTCAACCCAGCAAAGTTGTTATCTGCAAGATATTTTAGTTTTACTTCATTTGGTGTTCCTTCAAGTCCCTTAGTAAATCCAGGAGACACTACGGGATCTGCAAGCTCCCAAATTTTACCCACTGGGTCTTTAAATGCACCATCACCATAAATCATAACTTCAACGTTCTTACCAGTCTTTTCAACTAAAATCTTCTGGATCTTTTCAACAACTCCTTGGCTGTTACGGGGAAAAAGCTTAACTCCATCTTCCGTAGCTTTGTTAGAGCCTAAAAGTCCATAGTCTTCATTATACCCACTTCCATCTATGGATTCAGATAATATGTTGTCTAAGCTGTACACCTTCTGTACACCGTTTTTCAGTAGTATCCTTTTAGTTCTAAATCTTGAGTGAATATCACAGGCAAGAACACTTTTAGTATAGTTTAATATGGTCTTAGGATCATTTGAGAATATAATCTCACAATCTATTCCATACTCTTGAACAAGTGATTTATAGTAGTCAATATAATCAATACCCGTAAAGGTATGCTTTTTATATCCAAATAGGTCTCGATACTCTTTTTCAGTTAAAACATCAGTCCAGGGGTTGATACCTTTCTCATCTAACGTATCAAGGTCAACTAAATGGTTACCAACCTCATCAGATGGATAGCTAAGCATTAAAACAATTTTCTTAGCTCCCTTTGCTATACCCCTTAGGTTTATGGCAAAACGATTACGGCTCAAAATCGGAAAAATAACGCCTACTGTATCATTACCAAACTTATTGCTAACATCCTTAGCAATACTTTCAATAGGTGCATAGTTGCCTTGAGCACGGGCAACTACAGATTCCGTGATAGCCACGATATCCTTATCATTTATAGTAAAGCCCTCAACTTCGGAAGCCTTTAGCACAGTATTTACAACGATTTCCTCGATATCATCACCCTTGTTTATAATGGGTGTCCTAAGCCCTCTAGTAACAGTTCCTACAACTCTTTCCATATCAAATCTCTCCTTAAACTAGTTTGGTAAGATAGAATTATTTTTATTACAACTATACATTATATACCTAAAACTAGGTTTTTAGCAAATAGATATTGCCATATAATCATTAGTAGAGCTAAAAGTAGTATCCCCTAAAATTCCATTTTTTAACTTATAGTACATAAATATTCTCTATTAGTAAAAAAAACTTATATCCACTGCAAAGCACCTTAAAGTCCTGGCAGTAGATATAAGTTTATAAATACTATACCTCCAGATTCACCCCTGGATTGCCATCAGAAGGGATTCTGGGAATGAAGTTAATCCTACGTTTATAAAGATATATGAATGTAAAAGGTAGTATCCCAAATACAGCCACTAGTATCATAACTGTTACAAGGGTAGGATATTTATCAGCAAAGCTTTCAAATGGAACTACTCCTAAAAAAAGACTAAATAGGTTATTACCTAGATGAATCAGTATGGGTGCCCATATTGAACCAGTCCAGATTAATGATAAACCTAGAAATATCCCCATAACTGAAGTATAAACACCTTGGGCTATATTCATATGGTATAAGCCAAATAACAGCCCTTGGAGTATTATAGTAGTTCTCAACGAAACTTTTGTTTCTAACTCATCAAATATAATTCCACGGAACATTATCTCTTCTATAAAGGGTGCCACGATACCAACGCTTAGGAAAAGTAGTAGGACTCCTCCTTGTTCAAGACCTAACATGTTTTCCTCATGTATTTCTAAAGCACTAGGTAACAGGGTGCTCAATAAACTTAGCATAATAGAGCTTAAAAAAATAAATGCCATCCCTGCCACAAATGAAACTATTGCTTTATCCCAAGATAGTTTCTTAAACCTAGACACCTCAAAAATATTTCTTTTTCTCTTTTTCATCATCCTTTTGTAAATAAAAAATGAAACAATACCTGCAAAAATCATGGACATAGGAAGCTGTGTTGTCATCATAGCGTCAATGTTTGAGTTTAAATTCTCTACGTACCCTCGAGCCTCCCACATCATCGCGTAAATAATAGTTACTACAAAAATATACGGAAGTCCTATCAAGGAATGAATCAGTAATACCTTAAGTATATTCCAAGTTGTTTTAAAAAAGATTTTCATTCAAACCCCTCCCCTTTCTCTACCCTTTGATAATAAATGTACTATTTATTATATTCTCTATCTAACTATTAAATCCCTCTATAATAATATACATTTATCCTATGTAAATACCAAAACCCAATTATTTTATATTAAATCTCTCAACCTTTACTGCCTTTTATTCTTTAGGACAATTATCTGTAAAGTATGGTCCAACAGAACTAACAAACATCCTTTATTTCTTAAGCGCTACCTCTATTGTAGTACCATTTTTAAAAATAGATTTTAGAAAAATAAAGGATATAGAGAGGGTATGTGATGCTTCAATGTTTCTTGGAATAGGTATTCTAGTTATTTTGGCTTAGTGAAGTAATATCTAAGATAGATAAAAAGCAGTTGCTCGGTTTTCCGAACAACTGCTTTATTTTTTGCGAAACACACTATATGAGATTTTTTCCACTAACCACCTTCTATTTTAAGCTTAACCCTCTTTATTCTAGTGCTGGTAACCTCTAACACAATAAACTTTAAATCATTTATAACAACAGCTTCTCCTTCTTGAGGAAAATGCCCAAAAACTCCCGTTATGTAACCACCAATAGTTTCAAAGTGTTCTGAGCTAAGATTCGTTCCTAATACTTCGTTAACCTGATTTAAGCGGGTTAGGCCATCAATAACATAATTTCCTTCGCCAACATTTTCTATATCATTGTAAACTCCACCATATTCATCACCAAAATCACCAAAAATTTCGTCCACTAGGTCTTGAATTGTTATTATACCAGAAGTACCACCATACTCATCTACTACAACGGCCAACTGAAATCTATCTTTGCGCATCTCTTCGAATAGCTCAACTATTCTCTTGTTCTCAAAGGTATAAAAAGTCTTGCGCAGGTTCGATTTAATATCAAATTGTTCTACTTTTTTATCTTGGAAAAAGACATCCTTTATATGCAAAAATCCAATTATGTTATCTATGGTATTTTCATATACGGGAATTCGAGTATAAAGCTCCTTTCTAAATACCTCTAATATATCTTTAAAGTCAGAAGAAACATCAACTGCTTCTATGTCCATTCTAGGAATCATAATTTCCCTCACCAATGAATCTCCAAATCGAAAAACATTGTGAATCATTTTCCTTTCCTCTATGGCTAGTACCCCTTCTTCATGCCCTACATCAACCATGGTCTTTAATTCTTCCTCTGTAATCAGTGGTTGCTGGGTATCAATCTTGCCACCAAAAAGTCTAATTACAAATCCTGTGGTAACAGTAAGGATAACAACTATAGGGCTTAAAAATTTAGTGATCAATAACACAGCTGGGGAGACTTTTATAGACATTTTTTCTGAGTTAGCAGCAGCTAAGGATTTAGGAGTAATTTCTCCAAAGATTAACACAAGCAATGTCATTATACCTGTGGCTATACCAACACCTCTATTACCATATATATCTATTGCCAAGGATGTGGCAAGGGCAGATGCACCTATGTTGACCACATTATTACCTACTAAAATTGCACCTAAAAGATTGGAAGGATTATCAAGAAGTCTTCCTACTAGCTCAGCACCCTTTACTTTTTCTTCTATCATATAACGTATTTTTATTTTACTTAAGGACATCAAAGCTGTTTCTGACGCCGAAAAAAAACCAGAAAAAAATAGTAGAACAGACAGTATAGCTATCCGCAAAACAAAATTCGGATTCAAATTAAACACACTCCTTAGAGCAATCTAGATTCCTTACACACTTAGTATGCAGAAATAGAACCCTACTAATACAATAGTTGAATCTGATTCTTAATAATATACCAAATTCATAGAGTTTTTGTTATAATGAAATTATCAAAACAAAGAGGTGATTACATGATAGTTATCAATGTTACCATTAAACACAATGATATTATAGCTGCCGTAGAAGCTTTGACTGAAGCGAAATTTACCTTCGTTAAAAAAGACAAAATGAAGCTATACTTTGAATGTGATAACAATGATTTAGAAGCCATGGCTAAAGTGGTAAAGAACAGACTAAAGACAGATCCAATTTTTGGGATACTTTATTTCCAAGTAACAACAGCATAAAAAAACATCCTCCCTTTTGCACATAAGGGGGGATGTTTTTATTTTATCTATAGTTCTTTTTTTCTGTAGATTCTCATGGACAATCCCATGGAGCTAGCTAATGCAAGTGAAGCTATTAGTGGCAAAGCTTTACCTACAAACTCTATCACTTCAGCAATATTTATCTCATGACTAATATCTAGCTTAGTAAAAAAGATAAAAATAGCTGCTGGGAGAAAAAACACCAACATCACGAGTATTCTACCTTTTTCTACACCAAACTTAAATTGTATAGGTAGTATCATAGATAAGACAACAATACTCAACCCAAATAATGCTAAAATACCTTTAACATTTCCCCCTGCGTCACTTGGCAAAAATTTGTTTAATAAAAATATCAGTACAAGCCCTAAAGAAGAGCACATTATTCCTAGTAAGTATTTACTTATAACTATTTCCCGTCTACTTATTGGCATGGATAGTCCATATTTATCCCACTGTGCCCGTTCATCAAAAGCCATGGCTGTTACTGGAACCATGGTACAAAACAAAAATAACATTGTCCCTAACATAGAGGCGTCGCCAGTGGCAAAGGCCATTAGGGAGTAAAATACTATGGCAACCATATAAACTTTCCCTTGTTTTCTTAAGTTCATTAAGTCCTTTAAAATAAGCCCCTTCATTATTTCCCCTCCTTAAGATGAAATAACATAATATCCTCAATACTAGCCTTTTCTATAAGTAAACTATCCTTTACCTTATTTCTATAAACCAGAGCCTCTACTCCAAATTTATGTTTGCGGTACCCCTTAACGGCAGTGGTATCTATAGCTTTAAATTCCTCTTCTGAGCATTTCAGTACTCCGTAACTGTCCATCAAATCATCCTTTGGCTCAGAAAAAACTAATTTTCCCTTATGGATAAATGTAATATAATCACAGATTTTTTCTAGATCACTAATTATATGTGAAGATATAAAAATGGAGTTTCTTTCATCTTGGATAAACTCTAAAAATACATCAAGGATTTCATCCCTAACTATTGGATCAAGGCCACTGGTAGCTTCGTCTAGAAGAAGAATCTTAGAGTCATGGGCCAGTGCCACAGCTATAGATAACTTCATTTTCATTCCCCTTGAATAATCCTTAATAGGTTTTTTCAGTGGGAGGGAAAATTGTTGCATATATTTATTAAATTTCCTTTCATCCCAAGTCCTATAGATATTTTTCATAATCTTATTTATTTCTTGTTGGGAAAGGTTTTCTGGAAAACAACTTTCATCTAGCACAACTCCAATATGTTCTTTAATGTCTTTACCTGCATTGCGTAAATCTTTACCTAACACTTTTATTTCTCCAGTATCTCGGCTGATTAAATCTAAAATAAGCTTTATTGTAGTACTTTTTCCTGCACCATTTTCTCCTATAAAACCCATGATGCAACCAGATGGCAGAGTAATATTTAAGTTTTCTAAACTAAATCCATCATATGTTTTACTTAGATTTCTAATTTCCAAACCATTCATCCTTTATTCCCCCTTGTAAATAAGTACTAACATTTGTAGTAATTCTTCAAGACTTAAACCACAAACATTAGCTGATTCCACGATATTTTGCATATGATTTTCAATGTTGCGCAGCTGCTCTTCTTTGATAAAATCAATATTCTTACTTGCGACAAAACTTCCTTTACCGGTAAAAGAGACAATAAACCCGTCTCTTTCCAGCTCCTCATAGGCTCGTTTTGTAGTGATAACACTTATGCGTAGCTCCTTTGCAAGTAGACGCATGGAGGGTAGGGCGTCCCCATCCTTTAATTGTCCTGAGATTATCATATTTTTAATCTGCGAACTAATCTGCTCATAGATGGGCTGACCACTGGAATTGCTAATTATAATATTCACAGTTAACCACCTTTCAATGGTAATATTGTATATAACCATTATATACAATATTACCAAAAATGCAAGTACTTTTTTAAATTTCCTTTTAAGACACATCCTAGCTTCAAAAACAACATATGTCTAAACAAAAATACCCCCTTGTAGCAATATTGCTACAAGGGGGTATTTTTGACAGTCTTACGCTGCAAGTACCCCTTAACTATTAACTTATTTCGTTCCATACTCCTCTATCTAAGAAACTCTTAGCCCTATTTTCAGCTTTTGATACAATTTCACTGCTGTATCCCATTATGCTTAAGAGTTTAATGGCATTTCTTGTTTCTGCCCTACCTGGGTATAATTTGTAATCAAAAATTATTTCATCCTCGATTATTTCCTCTTGGAAATGATAATTTTCGAACACATTCCTTAAGATTCTAGTTAGCTCCACATCATGTGTAGCACTTACACATAAACAGTTACTTTTTGCTATAGAGTCTAGGACCTCACTAGATGCTGAGATTCTCTCCACAGTATTAGTTCCCCGCAATATCTCATCTATAAAGCATAGGGAACTAATACTATTATCTATGCTTTCAATTATCCTCTTCAATGATTTAATCTCCACAATATAGTAACTTTCATTACCCATTAGATCATCCTTTAGTGCCATGGAAGTATAAGTTTTAAAATACGAGGACTCATACTCCCTAGCCAGGCAAGTATAAATGGTTTGAGCCAGTATTGAATTTATAGCTATGGTTTTTAAGAAAGTAGATTTTCCTGAAGCATTGGACCCTGTAACTAAAATAGATTTGTGTATATCACATGAATTTGAAACAGGGTTAGTTATAAGTGGATGATATATTTCTTTAAATGCCAATTGTTTACTTTGTTTATGGTTTAACACTGGTTTAGTATAACAGTTTAGGCTTTTACGATATGAAGCTACAGAAATCAAACTGTCTATGTAACCTAGAAACTCGTAAAGAATCTTTAAAGATTGTTGATTTTTTCCTATTGTATTGTTGATTTTTTCAAGCTTTATAACATCTGTTAAGAAGAACATTTTTGTGTATTCCATAAATATATCCATCTCAATCATCCCTTGAGGAAAAGAGAAACCTGATTTCTTAATACTCTTTAAATTACTTAGTGCCTCCCTAGCTGGATTGAAGTAATTTTTCAACCCTAAATCCAACTTTAGTATACCATTTGCACATTGTATCATAGAAACTATATAGTTTAGCCTACGCATCTGAAACTCCGTTTCTTTAAACCTTAGTACATGGATTAAAGTGTTCGCTGCAATAGAAGCAAAAAAAACTAAAATCGCCAGTGGGTTAACAAAAGATAAACCAATAGATATCAAAGGTATTAAACCCAAAACCCTATAATATATCGACTTATTAGCGTGTGTCCATTTTTGGTTAAAAAAGTCCGAGGCACATGCACCCCTATCCTTGCCTAATTTGGCAAGATTAAAAGCAACATCTTCCCTTTCCTTTGCCTTTTCTTCAAAGTACTTTATAATGCCATCCATATTCCTTAATTGATCCTCTTCAAACAAAGGCTCCCGCAATTTGTTATACAAAAATTCTTCCCCCACAGAAGATTGAGTGTTGTTAATTCTGCTAAAGACCTCATTCATGTTTAAATCATTCCATGTTATATCATCGATATAAAAACCCTTACTTTCTTTAGTATTTCTAAAGTAGCTAGAGATGGACTCTAATTCATCTTCACTATACTTTACTTTTTTTTGTTTACCCCATCCTCTTGTTATCTCTTCTCTTAGCTTTCTTAATTTTTTCCTGTGGTTCCATATGTTAACTATGAACACTCCTACAACAATGGAAACTAAAATAAATATTCTACTATCTGGCATAAGAGCTTTATCCCCCTATTTGATTTTATATTTTAATTCATTCCAATCCCATTTACTCATCCTATCTGCAAAGCACCCACCGGGTAACTCCCATGGGTATAGTAATTCTTTAATTAAAGACTAATCCCTTCTATATCATAAAATTATTAATAAAAAATTAATACCCATCGGCTTGACCAAAAGTCCGATGGGTATCTTATCACTTGAGTTTACAAACTGTTTTTCGCTAAAAGTAACCCTCCAGTTATTCCTGCATTATCTCCTAATGTAGGGGTAACTATATAAGAATCTGCATCAGGTACTTCAACGTATTTTGCAAGTAATGTAGTAAACTGTTCTTTTACTAGGTCAAGGATTTGAGGTTGATGCATTACTCCTCCACCTATGATAATTTTTTCTGGTCTAAGTATTAGTGTATAGCTCACACAGGCTTGTGCCAGGTAG comes from Alkalicella caledoniensis and encodes:
- a CDS encoding ABC transporter ATP-binding protein codes for the protein MNGLEIRNLSKTYDGFSLENLNITLPSGCIMGFIGENGAGKSTTIKLILDLISRDTGEIKVLGKDLRNAGKDIKEHIGVVLDESCFPENLSQQEINKIMKNIYRTWDERKFNKYMQQFSLPLKKPIKDYSRGMKMKLSIAVALAHDSKILLLDEATSGLDPIVRDEILDVFLEFIQDERNSIFISSHIISDLEKICDYITFIHKGKLVFSEPKDDLMDSYGVLKCSEEEFKAIDTTAVKGYRKHKFGVEALVYRNKVKDSLLIEKASIEDIMLFHLKEGK
- a CDS encoding GntR family transcriptional regulator, whose product is MNIIISNSSGQPIYEQISSQIKNMIISGQLKDGDALPSMRLLAKELRISVITTKRAYEELERDGFIVSFTGKGSFVASKNIDFIKEEQLRNIENHMQNIVESANVCGLSLEELLQMLVLIYKGE
- a CDS encoding MutS-related protein, giving the protein MPDSRIFILVSIVVGVFIVNIWNHRKKLRKLREEITRGWGKQKKVKYSEDELESISSYFRNTKESKGFYIDDITWNDLNMNEVFSRINNTQSSVGEEFLYNKLREPLFEEDQLRNMDGIIKYFEEKAKEREDVAFNLAKLGKDRGACASDFFNQKWTHANKSIYYRVLGLIPLISIGLSFVNPLAILVFFASIAANTLIHVLRFKETEFQMRRLNYIVSMIQCANGILKLDLGLKNYFNPAREALSNLKSIKKSGFSFPQGMIEMDIFMEYTKMFFLTDVIKLEKINNTIGKNQQSLKILYEFLGYIDSLISVASYRKSLNCYTKPVLNHKQSKQLAFKEIYHPLITNPVSNSCDIHKSILVTGSNASGKSTFLKTIAINSILAQTIYTCLAREYESSYFKTYTSMALKDDLMGNESYYIVEIKSLKRIIESIDNSISSLCFIDEILRGTNTVERISASSEVLDSIAKSNCLCVSATHDVELTRILRNVFENYHFQEEIIEDEIIFDYKLYPGRAETRNAIKLLSIMGYSSEIVSKAENRAKSFLDRGVWNEIS
- a CDS encoding hemolysin family protein; this encodes MFNLNPNFVLRIAILSVLLFFSGFFSASETALMSLSKIKIRYMIEEKVKGAELVGRLLDNPSNLLGAILVGNNVVNIGASALATSLAIDIYGNRGVGIATGIMTLLVLIFGEITPKSLAAANSEKMSIKVSPAVLLITKFLSPIVVILTVTTGFVIRLFGGKIDTQQPLITEEELKTMVDVGHEEGVLAIEERKMIHNVFRFGDSLVREIMIPRMDIEAVDVSSDFKDILEVFRKELYTRIPVYENTIDNIIGFLHIKDVFFQDKKVEQFDIKSNLRKTFYTFENKRIVELFEEMRKDRFQLAVVVDEYGGTSGIITIQDLVDEIFGDFGDEYGGVYNDIENVGEGNYVIDGLTRLNQVNEVLGTNLSSEHFETIGGYITGVFGHFPQEGEAVVINDLKFIVLEVTSTRIKRVKLKIEGG
- a CDS encoding coenzyme F420-0:L-glutamate ligase is translated as MERVVGTVTRGLRTPIINKGDDIEEIVVNTVLKASEVEGFTINDKDIVAITESVVARAQGNYAPIESIAKDVSNKFGNDTVGVIFPILSRNRFAINLRGIAKGAKKIVLMLSYPSDEVGNHLVDLDTLDEKGINPWTDVLTEKEYRDLFGYKKHTFTGIDYIDYYKSLVQEYGIDCEIIFSNDPKTILNYTKSVLACDIHSRFRTKRILLKNGVQKVYSLDNILSESIDGSGYNEDYGLLGSNKATEDGVKLFPRNSQGVVEKIQKILVEKTGKNVEVMIYGDGAFKDPVGKIWELADPVVSPGFTKGLEGTPNEVKLKYLADNNFAGLKGAELENAISEHIRNKNADLTGAMEAQGTTPRQITDLLGSLCDLTSGSGDKGTPVVYIQGYFDNYTK
- a CDS encoding nitroreductase family protein produces the protein MDIIEDARDAFNGFRKSYGMFSNVRTIITLAGKTNDPHLKEKAGHYGELLVLEATELNLGTCWVGGTFEKKNPIFKVADDETLVCVLTIGNVNEENTFKESIIYKLTLRKIKPLKDLYVSDAETPNWFIKGMEAVQKAPSAINRLPVKFEYKNGVVSASTPDTMVYDLIDLGIAKVHFSLTVGGHFELGNKGKFIKE
- a CDS encoding glycosyltransferase family 4 protein, with the protein product MKICFDAFSLSHLPNTGLYSYSYELINSLLTIYPQPKYSLITNNGGSEIPFNKGKGLAIDLLDIDRKKNDYSLIGNYLSNNKIRLYHSLNNGFSIPDEKECKYVVTIHDMLPMSDKTLVDDKYFNKHINLVPKALEKADKVIAVSNFVMEELVKYYDVPQDKIEVVYPIVSKGFKDIWEVHSKNFMRKHYDITDDYVLYAGGLHERKQLPLLLSTFKEVIKREANLKLLIVGSTKGKREHHYINLLNDAKKLGIAEKVHFLGPIPYKHMPYIYNAANCFLNLSTYEGYPLAAVEAKECGTSIVCLENSSFKEVLDNYPTYIKTIEPKVIADKVLESIYRSSEIFMANSSKHSTVEEKKPVNQMINIYESLMYIW
- a CDS encoding CPBP family intramembrane glutamic endopeptidase, coding for MKIFFKTTWNILKVLLIHSLIGLPYIFVVTIIYAMMWEARGYVENLNSNIDAMMTTQLPMSMIFAGIVSFFIYKRMMKKRKRNIFEVSRFKKLSWDKAIVSFVAGMAFIFLSSIMLSLLSTLLPSALEIHEENMLGLEQGGVLLLFLSVGIVAPFIEEIMFRGIIFDELETKVSLRTTIILQGLLFGLYHMNIAQGVYTSVMGIFLGLSLIWTGSIWAPILIHLGNNLFSLFLGVVPFESFADKYPTLVTVMILVAVFGILPFTFIYLYKRRINFIPRIPSDGNPGVNLEV
- a CDS encoding ABC-2 transporter permease: MKGLILKDLMNLRKQGKVYMVAIVFYSLMAFATGDASMLGTMLFLFCTMVPVTAMAFDERAQWDKYGLSMPISRREIVISKYLLGIMCSSLGLVLIFLLNKFLPSDAGGNVKGILALFGLSIVVLSMILPIQFKFGVEKGRILVMLVFFLPAAIFIFFTKLDISHEINIAEVIEFVGKALPLIASLALASSMGLSMRIYRKKEL